The Deltaproteobacteria bacterium genome includes a region encoding these proteins:
- a CDS encoding helix-turn-helix transcriptional regulator, with protein MAHTDGGYPAKLTLGQYLASVRQDRGLSLREVEKATNRVVSNGYLSQIENNQIKRPSPNILHALAELYGVSYDALMERAGFVTPTRARNVHQRHGRIATFAGQNLTEEEEAELVQYLGFMRSRRKLGD; from the coding sequence ATGGCCCATACAGACGGCGGATATCCCGCAAAGCTTACCCTCGGACAATATCTCGCTTCCGTTAGACAGGATCGCGGACTCAGCCTACGTGAGGTCGAGAAGGCCACGAATCGAGTTGTGTCGAATGGGTACCTGAGCCAAATCGAGAACAATCAGATCAAGAGGCCCTCGCCCAACATCCTGCACGCGCTCGCGGAGCTATATGGAGTCAGCTACGATGCTCTAATGGAGCGGGCAGGTTTCGTCACGCCTACTAGAGCCCGCAACGTCCATCAAAGACACGGACGAATCGCAACATTTGCCGGTCAGAACCTAACCGAGGAAGAAGAAGCGGAACTTGTCCAGTATTTGGGCTTCATGAGAAGTCGGAGGAAGCTCGGTGATTGA
- a CDS encoding tripartite tricarboxylate transporter TctB family protein — MKFNDRTLFTLGVFVVVLGFLILALEYQPRARLVPLIIAVPTLLLTLFQFLIDAIPAVGRRFSFFREYDLFGIETGRAAEPAEESRPSGNVFRRELGFASWLLLLVALIYFIGYLAAIPLFMILFMRLRSSESWLTTLSITAVTWAFVYFVFIVIMGAPLHEGVAWKAMGM, encoded by the coding sequence CCTGTTCACCCTCGGCGTCTTCGTCGTCGTGCTCGGCTTCCTCATCCTCGCCCTGGAGTACCAGCCGCGCGCCCGCCTGGTGCCGCTCATCATCGCCGTCCCCACGCTGCTGCTGACCCTGTTCCAGTTCCTGATCGACGCCATCCCCGCCGTCGGCCGCCGCTTCAGCTTCTTCCGGGAATACGACCTCTTCGGCATCGAGACCGGGCGCGCCGCCGAACCCGCCGAGGAATCCCGCCCCTCCGGCAACGTCTTTCGCCGCGAGCTCGGCTTCGCCTCGTGGCTTCTGCTCCTGGTGGCGCTCATCTACTTCATCGGCTATCTCGCCGCCATCCCCCTCTTCATGATCCTGTTCATGCGCCTGCGCTCCTCCGAAAGCTGGCTCACGACCCTCTCTATCACTGCCGTCACGTGGGCGTTCGTCTACTTCGTCTTCATCGTGATAATGGGCGCCCCCCTGCACGAGGGGGTGGCATGGAAGGCGATGGGGATGTGA